The Mesorhizobium loti DNA segment GCTGGCGGGCGCCGTCGGCCTTGGGCTGCGGCTGTGGCTGGCCGGTCTCCTGATCTGGGCGATCGGACATCTTACGGCGGTATGGGCCGCCAGGCGCGATCCGCTGTTTTTCGAGGTTGGACGCCGGCACCTGCGTCTACCTGGGCATCTGTCGGTTTGAGGGCGCGGTTATGATGAGCCTTGCCGAATACCGCCGGACCGCTGCTCGCCTTGCCGACTACCTGCCTTGGGCAGCACTCGTGGCGCCAGGCGTCGTGCTCAACAAGGATGGGAGTTTTCAGCGCACCGCAAGGTTTCGCGGGCCCGATCTCGACTCCGCCGTCGCGGCAGAGCTGGTTGCGGTGGCATCGCGCATCAACAATGCTTTTCGCCGCCTCGGCTCGGGCTGGAGCATCTTCGTCGAAGCGCAGCGGCATGAAGCGGCTTCTTATCCCGAAAGCCAGTTCCCCAATGCGGCTTCCGGCCTGCTCGATGCCGAGCGCAAAGCCGACTTCG contains these protein-coding regions:
- a CDS encoding conjugal transfer protein TrbB encodes the protein MTTAFEQLDAVPGWTVPVHRALTEQILLGGAPRGIAILNGTLAGAVGLGLRLWLAGLLIWAIGHLTAVWAARRDPLFFEVGRRHLRLPGHLSV